A genome region from Nocardioides cynanchi includes the following:
- a CDS encoding DUF5679 domain-containing protein, protein MAETWSGEFYCVKCKEKREAEGEVRVNDKGTRMAKAVCPVCGTNLNRILGKA, encoded by the coding sequence ATGGCGGAGACCTGGAGCGGCGAGTTCTACTGCGTGAAGTGCAAGGAGAAGCGCGAGGCCGAGGGCGAGGTCCGTGTCAACGACAAGGGCACCCGCATGGCCAAGGCCGTGTGCCCCGTGTGTGGCACCAACCTCAACCGGATCCTCGGCAAGGCCTGA
- a CDS encoding ATP-dependent DNA helicase UvrD2, with protein MPPSPDLLAALDPEQRQVAEALRGPVRVLAGAGTGKTRAITHRIAHGVAEGLYAPTEVLAVTFTTRAAGEMRGRLRTLGAPGVQARTFHSAALRQLRWFWPTTYGGELPTLTESKLPLLAAAARRLRIQADRTLLRDLASEVEWAKVSNVGPDDYAEVAGARGREIAGHDLETVGRLFGGYEEVKRSQARMDMEDILLLTAGMLAEEERVAAQVRAQYKWFVVDEFQDVSPLQSALLDLWLGGRDELCVVGDPAQTIYSFAGADAAYLRDFPRKFPGATSIELVRNYRSSPEVVQAANAVLAGSDSGAVQLRAQRGPGPAVRFAPAADEVAEATAVAAAIDALTAGGTPAAEVAVLFRINAQSEAFEEALASRGIPYVVRGAARFFERPEVRQAVTLLRGAAHHDPGDADTLVDTVRATLAGMGWGPEAPASRGQTRDRWESLQALVALAEESTGDDLVGFVADLDRRATEQHAPAAGGVTLATLHAAKGLEWDAVFLVGMHDGTMPITHATTTDEIEEERRLLYVGMTRARVHLQVSWAAARTPGGRGNRQPSRFLTDLLPQEARAASARPKSRRAAHCRECGRPLSSAAEKKIGRCSGCPASYDEELFERLRAWRKARADEESVPAFVIFTDATLQLIAEHRPTSPAALLRINGVGPAKLERYAESLLTVVG; from the coding sequence GTGCCTCCGTCCCCCGACCTGCTGGCTGCGCTCGACCCCGAGCAGCGCCAGGTGGCCGAGGCCCTGCGCGGTCCCGTCCGGGTGCTGGCGGGCGCGGGCACGGGCAAGACCCGCGCGATCACCCACCGCATCGCGCACGGCGTCGCCGAGGGGCTCTACGCGCCCACCGAGGTGCTCGCGGTCACCTTCACCACGCGCGCCGCCGGCGAGATGCGTGGCCGGCTGCGCACGCTCGGCGCCCCGGGGGTCCAGGCGCGCACGTTCCACAGCGCCGCGCTGCGCCAGCTGCGGTGGTTCTGGCCGACGACGTACGGCGGGGAGCTGCCGACGCTGACCGAGTCCAAGCTGCCGCTGCTCGCCGCCGCCGCCCGCCGGCTCCGGATCCAGGCCGACCGCACCCTGCTGCGCGACCTGGCCTCCGAGGTCGAGTGGGCCAAGGTCAGCAACGTCGGCCCCGACGACTACGCCGAGGTGGCCGGGGCGCGCGGGCGCGAGATCGCCGGCCACGACCTCGAGACCGTCGGCCGGCTCTTCGGTGGCTACGAGGAGGTCAAGCGATCCCAGGCCCGCATGGACATGGAAGACATCCTCCTGCTCACCGCCGGCATGCTGGCCGAGGAGGAGCGGGTGGCCGCCCAGGTGCGCGCTCAGTACAAATGGTTCGTGGTCGACGAGTTCCAGGACGTCTCACCGCTCCAGTCGGCCCTGCTCGACCTGTGGCTCGGCGGCCGCGACGAGCTCTGCGTGGTCGGCGACCCGGCCCAGACGATCTACTCCTTCGCCGGGGCGGACGCGGCCTACCTGCGCGACTTCCCGCGCAAGTTCCCCGGCGCCACCTCGATCGAGCTGGTCCGCAACTACCGGTCGAGCCCCGAGGTGGTCCAGGCCGCCAACGCCGTGCTGGCCGGCTCCGACTCCGGGGCCGTGCAGCTCCGCGCCCAGCGAGGCCCCGGGCCGGCCGTCCGGTTCGCTCCCGCCGCCGACGAGGTCGCGGAGGCGACGGCGGTGGCCGCCGCGATCGACGCCCTCACCGCGGGTGGCACCCCGGCCGCGGAGGTCGCGGTGCTGTTCCGGATCAACGCCCAGTCGGAGGCCTTCGAGGAGGCCCTGGCCAGCCGCGGCATCCCCTACGTCGTGCGCGGTGCCGCCCGGTTCTTCGAGCGGCCCGAGGTGCGGCAGGCGGTGACGCTGCTGCGCGGTGCGGCCCACCACGACCCGGGTGACGCAGACACGCTGGTCGACACCGTCCGGGCCACGCTGGCGGGCATGGGCTGGGGGCCCGAGGCGCCGGCCAGCCGCGGCCAGACGCGCGACCGCTGGGAGTCGCTCCAGGCCCTGGTCGCCCTTGCCGAGGAGTCCACCGGTGACGACCTGGTCGGTTTCGTGGCCGATCTGGACCGCCGCGCGACCGAGCAGCACGCTCCCGCGGCCGGTGGGGTCACCCTGGCCACGCTGCACGCCGCCAAGGGCCTGGAGTGGGACGCCGTCTTCCTGGTCGGCATGCACGACGGCACCATGCCGATCACCCACGCGACCACCACCGACGAGATCGAGGAGGAGCGCCGCCTGCTCTACGTCGGCATGACCCGGGCCCGCGTGCACCTCCAGGTGTCGTGGGCCGCGGCCCGGACCCCGGGCGGCCGGGGCAACCGGCAGCCCTCGCGGTTCCTGACCGACCTGCTGCCGCAGGAGGCCCGTGCTGCCTCCGCCCGTCCGAAGTCGCGGCGCGCGGCCCACTGCCGCGAGTGCGGCCGCCCGCTGTCGAGCGCCGCGGAGAAGAAGATCGGCCGCTGCTCGGGCTGCCCCGCGTCGTACGACGAGGAGCTGTTCGAGCGACTCCGCGCCTGGCGCAAGGCCCGCGCCGACGAGGAGAGCGTGCCGGCCTTCGTGATCTTCACCGACGCGACCCTGCAGCTGATCGCCGAGCACCGGCCGACGTCGCCGGCCGCGCTGCTGCGCATCAACGGAGTCGGTCCGGCCAAGCTCGAGCGGTACGCCGAGTCGCTGCTGACCGTGGTCGGGTAA
- a CDS encoding mycoredoxin, with the protein MSGSVTMYSTPWCGYCMRLKGQMDREGIAYEVVDIEQHPEAAEIVERVNGGNQTVPTVVFADGSAQTNPSIAQIKDKLESLVA; encoded by the coding sequence ATGAGCGGCTCGGTCACGATGTACAGCACTCCGTGGTGCGGCTACTGCATGCGCCTGAAGGGCCAGATGGATCGCGAGGGCATCGCCTACGAGGTCGTCGACATCGAGCAGCACCCCGAGGCCGCCGAGATCGTCGAGCGCGTCAACGGCGGCAACCAGACGGTCCCGACCGTCGTTTTCGCCGACGGGTCAGCGCAGACCAACCCGTCGATCGCCCAGATCAAGGACAAGCTGGAGAGCCTCGTCGCCTGA
- a CDS encoding TOMM precursor leader peptide-binding protein, producing MGSAPATAMARPVLRPGLHVVRRDDEHLQIGLDEPDRLVLRDRPGLLDALRALPRLPADPSLLATVESLAREGWLVDDGRTSADTAPPLALTVDAPLLDAVARAGRVAGVGFADSAGLRLVATVGEPRREVSDALMRGDVPHLWLAAFPERVRVGPLVEPGRSACLRCLDAHLGERDPRRATVLHQLGERPPGSETAYDAALALAGAGLALRALAGHLAGRPSGLRSTTLTVGSDLAVSSRVWLRHPHCGCAWG from the coding sequence ATGGGCAGCGCGCCGGCGACCGCGATGGCCCGGCCGGTGCTGCGGCCGGGACTCCACGTCGTACGCCGTGACGACGAGCACCTGCAGATCGGGCTCGACGAGCCCGACCGGCTGGTCCTGCGGGACCGCCCCGGTCTGCTCGACGCGCTGCGCGCCCTCCCGCGGCTGCCGGCCGACCCGTCCCTGCTGGCGACCGTGGAGTCCCTCGCGCGGGAGGGCTGGCTGGTGGATGACGGTCGGACCTCCGCCGACACGGCCCCGCCGCTGGCGCTGACGGTCGACGCTCCCCTGCTCGACGCCGTGGCGCGCGCCGGCCGGGTCGCGGGGGTCGGCTTCGCGGACTCGGCCGGACTCCGGCTGGTGGCCACGGTCGGCGAGCCGCGCCGGGAGGTCTCCGACGCGCTGATGCGCGGCGACGTGCCTCATCTGTGGCTCGCGGCCTTCCCCGAGCGGGTCCGGGTGGGTCCGCTGGTCGAGCCCGGCCGCAGCGCCTGCCTGCGCTGCCTCGACGCGCACCTGGGCGAGCGCGACCCCCGCCGGGCCACCGTGCTGCACCAGCTGGGCGAGCGACCGCCCGGCTCCGAGACGGCCTACGACGCGGCGCTCGCGCTGGCCGGTGCCGGCCTGGCCCTGCGCGCCCTGGCCGGGCACCTGGCCGGTCGGCCGTCGGGGCTGCGGTCCACGACCCTGACCGTCGGCAGCGACCTCGCGGTCAGCAGCCGGGTCTGGCTGCGGCACCCCCACTGCGGCTGCGCCTGGGGCTGA
- a CDS encoding PHP domain-containing protein, with protein sequence MTPEQAYGGTGDGAYLAGPVAALRRIAFLMERGREETRRVQAFRTAAAVLLPLPAGEVEARVEAGTLTELPGIGPSTAAVAEAAVRGVVPERLAKLEREHAGPLVPGGRELRAALKGDLHSHSDWSDGGSPIEEMAFTAMELGHDYLVLTDHSPRLTVANGLSVARLTRQLDVVDAVNEHLAGSGFTLLKGIEVDILDDGGLDQTDEMLGRLDLRVASVHSKLRQDAAGMTQRMLGAVRNPRTNVLGHCTGRMVMGNRGTRPSSDFDARAVFEACVEHDVAVEINSRPERRDPPTKLIELARDLGCLFSIDSDSHAPGQLDFLDYGCERAEAAGIDPDRVVNTWPRDRLLAWADKTS encoded by the coding sequence GTGACCCCGGAGCAGGCGTACGGCGGGACCGGTGACGGTGCGTATCTCGCAGGGCCGGTGGCGGCGCTGCGACGGATCGCCTTCCTGATGGAGCGCGGCCGTGAGGAGACCCGCCGGGTGCAGGCCTTCCGGACCGCGGCCGCGGTGCTGCTGCCGCTGCCGGCCGGCGAGGTCGAGGCCCGGGTCGAGGCCGGCACCCTGACCGAGCTGCCCGGCATCGGGCCGAGCACCGCCGCGGTGGCCGAGGCGGCGGTGCGAGGCGTCGTACCCGAGCGCCTGGCGAAGCTGGAGCGCGAGCACGCCGGCCCGCTCGTGCCCGGCGGCCGGGAGCTCCGGGCCGCGCTGAAGGGCGACCTGCACTCCCACTCGGACTGGTCCGACGGCGGCTCACCGATCGAGGAGATGGCCTTCACGGCGATGGAGCTCGGCCACGACTACCTCGTGCTCACCGACCACTCGCCCCGGCTGACCGTCGCCAACGGGCTGAGCGTGGCCCGGCTGACCCGCCAGCTCGACGTGGTGGACGCGGTCAACGAGCACCTCGCCGGCTCGGGCTTCACGCTGCTCAAGGGCATCGAGGTCGACATCCTCGACGACGGGGGGCTCGACCAGACCGACGAGATGCTGGGCCGGCTCGACCTGCGCGTCGCCAGCGTTCACTCCAAGCTCCGCCAGGACGCCGCCGGGATGACGCAGCGGATGCTCGGTGCCGTCCGCAACCCGCGCACCAACGTGCTGGGGCACTGCACCGGGCGGATGGTGATGGGCAACCGTGGCACCCGCCCGAGCAGCGACTTCGACGCTCGGGCCGTGTTCGAGGCGTGCGTCGAGCACGACGTCGCGGTCGAGATCAACTCCCGACCCGAGCGTCGCGACCCGCCGACCAAGCTGATCGAGCTCGCTCGCGACCTCGGCTGCCTGTTCTCGATCGACTCCGACAGCCACGCGCCCGGCCAGCTGGACTTCCTCGACTACGGCTGCGAGCGGGCCGAGGCCGCGGGCATCGACCCGGACCGGGTCGTCAACACCTGGCCCCGCGACCGGCTGCTGGCCTGGGCCGACAAGACGTCCTGA
- a CDS encoding WhiB family transcriptional regulator produces MTITVLDRRDVTTELPASLGGLHDAADQEPEELLPCRVNDSDLWFAESPADVEFAKALCRDCPVRDLCLTGALDRREPWGVWGGELFLQGVVIPRKRPRGRPRKNEQAA; encoded by the coding sequence ATGACCATCACTGTCCTCGACCGCCGAGACGTGACCACCGAGCTCCCTGCAAGCCTCGGCGGACTCCACGACGCGGCTGACCAGGAGCCCGAAGAGCTGCTTCCGTGCCGAGTCAACGACTCGGACCTGTGGTTCGCCGAGTCTCCGGCCGACGTCGAGTTCGCCAAGGCCCTGTGCCGGGACTGCCCGGTGCGCGACCTCTGCCTCACCGGTGCTCTCGACCGACGGGAGCCCTGGGGCGTTTGGGGCGGAGAGCTGTTCCTGCAAGGAGTGGTGATCCCCCGCAAGCGGCCACGCGGCCGGCCCCGCAAGAACGAGCAAGCCGCGTAG
- a CDS encoding enoyl-CoA hydratase/isomerase family protein: MSETHLRVERPGDGVVLLTLDQPDQRNAMSASMTAAWEQAMSELAADRGVRAVVVTGAGSAFCSGGDTSWIASEPDATVDDLRERMLPFYRAWLSILRLDVPTIAAVNGPAIGAGLCLALACDLRYAATGARLGAPFVRLGMHPGMGATWLLPDVVGPSAARDLLLTGRTVDADEAFRLGLVSRVIDQDGFLDEVLATAASIARTAPVASRLTTRALRGGGPADLEAALQWEALAQPVTLATADLQEGIRAARERREPRFTGR, translated from the coding sequence ATGTCCGAGACCCACCTCCGAGTCGAACGTCCGGGCGACGGGGTCGTGCTCCTGACCCTCGACCAGCCCGACCAGCGCAACGCCATGTCGGCCTCGATGACGGCCGCCTGGGAGCAGGCGATGAGCGAGCTGGCGGCCGACCGCGGGGTGCGGGCGGTGGTGGTCACCGGCGCCGGCAGCGCGTTCTGCTCGGGCGGTGACACGTCGTGGATCGCCAGCGAGCCCGACGCCACAGTCGACGACCTGCGGGAGCGGATGCTGCCGTTCTACCGGGCGTGGCTGTCGATCCTGCGGCTCGACGTGCCGACCATCGCGGCCGTCAACGGCCCCGCGATCGGGGCCGGGCTGTGCCTGGCCCTGGCCTGCGACCTCCGGTACGCCGCCACCGGGGCGCGGCTCGGTGCGCCGTTCGTCCGGCTGGGCATGCACCCCGGGATGGGCGCGACCTGGCTGCTGCCCGACGTGGTCGGGCCCTCGGCGGCCCGCGACCTGCTGCTGACCGGGCGCACCGTCGACGCCGACGAGGCGTTCCGGCTCGGCCTGGTCTCGCGGGTGATCGACCAGGACGGGTTCCTCGACGAGGTGCTGGCGACGGCGGCCTCGATCGCCCGCACTGCTCCGGTCGCGAGCCGGCTCACCACGCGCGCGCTCCGGGGCGGTGGTCCGGCCGACCTCGAGGCCGCCCTCCAGTGGGAGGCCCTGGCCCAGCCGGTCACGCTGGCGACCGCGGACCTCCAGGAAGGCATCCGTGCCGCCCGAGAACGTCGCGAGCCGCGGTTCACCGGCCGCTGA